The Amycolatopsis umgeniensis DNA segment GCAGCCGCTCGGCGAGGTCGGCGGTCGGTCCCGGTGCGAGGCCACTGATCAGGACGAGGGGCACGCGCGGGTTTTCGGTCACTGAAGCTCCGGGGCGTCGATTGCGGGCTGGTTCGGCTGTGTACAGTAAATGAAAACGACTATTGATATCAACTCGGGAGGGCGTATGTCAGCCGTGTGCCAGGTCACCGGCCGGAAACCGGGCTACGGGAAGCAGGTGTCGCATTCGCATCGGCGCACGTCCCGGCGCTGGGAGCCGAACCTGCAGGCCAAGCGGTACTTCGTGCCGAGCGAAGGGCGCTGGGTCCGGCTGCGGGTCTCGGTGAAGGGCATGAAGACCATCGACAAGCGGGGGATCGAGGCCGTCGTGGCCGAACTCCGCGCGAAAGGGGTGAAGCTCTGATGGCCAAGAGCACCGACATCCGGCCGGTCATCAAGCTCCGCTCGACCGCGGGCACCGGCTACACCTACGTCACGAAGAAGAACCGCCGGAACGACCCGAACCGCATGGTGCTGCGCAAGTACGACCCGGTCGCCCGCAAGCACGTCGAGTTCAAGGAGGAGCGCTGATGGCCAAGAAGTCGAAGATCGCCAGGAACGAGCAGCGCAAGGTGGTCGCCGCCCGCTACGTCGAACGGCGGCGTGAGCTGAAGGCCGTCATCGCCTCGCCGTCGGCCTCGCCCGAGGAGAAGGCGGTCGCGGTGTCGGCCCTGCAGGCGATGCCGCGCGACGCCAGCGCGACCCGGAACCGCAACCGCGACACCGCCGACGGCCGCCCGCGCGGCTACCTGCGGAAATTCGGCCTCTCACGGGTCCGGATGCGGCAGATGGCGCACAACGGCGAACTGCCGGGCGTCACGAAGTCGAGCTGGTGAGCGCGATGGGCAAGCCGAACCGGGACCGCCCCTTCAAGCGCAAGACGAATCTGTTGCACGCCAACAAGATCACCGAGGTCGACTGGAAGGACGCCGATCTGCTGCGGAAGTTCATCTCCGACCGCGGCAAGATCCGCGCCCGCCGGGTCACCGGGCTGACGCCCCAGCAGCAGAAACAGGTCGCCACGGCGATCAAGAACGCCCGCGAGATGGCGTTGCTGCCTTACCCCAACGCGGGCCGCTGACGCCACCGGTCCGGGCGGTGCGACACGCCGCCCGGACCGCGGCTCGGCGTGGAAGAATCGGCCGTATGACGGAGAACCCCGGACAGGCCGAGGAATTCGATCCCGAACTGCTGGCACTGTGGGCGAAGGTCTTCGCCTTCGCCCGTTCCGGCGCGACAGCCGATCTCACCGCGTACGTCGACGCGGGCGTCTCGGCGAATCTGACGAACGACCGGGGCGACACCCTGGTCATGCTCGCCGCGTACCACGGTCACGCGGAAACCGTCTCGGCGCTGATCGAGCGCGGAGCCGATCCGAACCGTGAGAACGACCGCGGCCAGAGCCCGCTCGCCGGCGCGGTCTTCAAGAACGAGCCCGAGGTCGTGAAGGCGCTCCTCAAAGGCGGCGCGGACGCGACGGCGGGGGAGCCGTCAGCGATCGACGCGGCCAGGATGTTCGGCAACACCGAACTCCTCACGCTGCTGGAGAGCTGAGGCGGTTCTCACTCGGATCGCGGCCGGGGCCGCTGGATCCTTACACTGCCCCGCATGGATGACCCGCATTACCTCTCCGGCCTCGACCTGGCAGGCCGTCGCGTCGTGATGATCGGCGGCGGGACGGTCGCCCAGCGCCGTCTGCCGCGGTTGATCGGCGCCGGCGCGCGGGTCGAACTGGTCTCGCCGCACACGACACCTTCGGTGAGCGCGATGGCCGACGCAGGGGAGATCGTCTGGCACGAGCGCCGCTACACCGAGGGCGACCTCGCCGACGCCTGGTACGCGCTGGCGTGCACCAACGATCCCGAGGTCAACGCCGCCGTCTGCGCCGAAGCCGAACGTGCGCGGGTGTTCTGCGTCCGCGCCGACGACGGAGAGCGCGGCAGCGCGGTCACCCCGGCCTCGGGCAGGCACGGCGGGCTGCTGGTCGGCGTCCTCTCCGGTGGCGAGCCCCTGAGGTCGGCCACGGTCCGGGACAGCATCCTCGACGGCCTCCGCGCCGGTACTGTCGCCGACGGCCGCGTGCCGGACGCCCGTGACGAGCTTCCCGGCGTCGCGCTGGTGGGTGGCGGCCCCGGCGATCCGGAACTGATCACCGTCCGCGGCCGCCGTCTCCTCGCCAGGGCCGACGTCGTCGTCGCCGACAGGCTGGCCCCGCGCGAGCTGCTCGACGAACTCTCGCCCGACGTCGAGATCGTCGACGCCGCGAAGATCCCGTACGGCCGCGCCGCCAGCCAGGATGTGATCAACTCCACCCTGATCGACAGGGCCAAGGCGGGCAAGTTCGTCGTGCGACTCAAGGGCGGCGACCCGTACCTGTTCGGCCGCGGTTTCGAGGAGGTCCTCGCGTGCGCCGAAGCGGGCATCCCGGTGACGATGGTCCCCGGCATCACGAGCGCCTTCTCCGTGCCCGCCGCCGCGGACGTCCCGGTGACCCATCGCGGCGTCGCCCACGAGGTCGTGGTGGTGTCCGGTCACGTCTCGCCGGGCGACGAGAAGTCACTGGTGGACTGGGATCTGCTGGCGAAGATGCGCGGCACGATCGTGCTGATGATGGGCGTCGAACGACTGCCGCTGTTCACGAAGGCGCTTTTGGAAGGGCGGCCCGGGGACACGCCGGTGGCGATCGTCGAGGACGGCACGATGCGCACCCAGCGGGTTCTCCGCTCTACTTTGGACAGTGTGGTCGAGGACGCCGCCGCGGCCGGGGTGCGCCCGCCCGCGGTGATCGTCTTCGGCCCGGTGGCGGGGCTGGCCCAGCCTTCCGCTCAGCCGTCCGAGACGTAGAACCAGTCGGCCCCGTCCTCGCCGGGGATGTCGAATTCCTCCGCCCGGACGAGGCCGGCCCGGAGGGCGACTCGCTGCGAAGCGACGTTCTCCGGCCGGACACGGGCGATCACGAGGTCGTCCGGCCGGTGGGTGCGCGCCCAGTCCACCGCCGCGGCGGCGGCCTCACTCGCGTACCCGGCGCCCCAGGCGGACGGGAAGAGCCGGTAGAAGAGGTTCAGGACCGTCCGTCGCCGATAACCGACGACCTTCACCCCGCAGAACCCCAGCGGTTCCGGTGAGTCCTGCCGCCGGATCGTCCAGTACCCGAACCCGTACTGGTCCCACCAGCGTGACCAGCGGAGCAGCAGAAGTTCCGCCTCCTCGCGTGTCTCCAGGAGATCCGACGGGTTGTGCGCGCAGGCCTCCGGATCGGTGTGCAGCGCGAAGATCGCGTCGAGGTCTTCGGGTCCGGGGCGGCGCAGCACCAGCCGTCCGGTCCGTATTTCCTCGGCGCCCGTGCCCCGGGTCGGCGCCGGTTCAACGGTCATGACAGCGCGCCGAGAAGTCGGTGATGGCCGCTGTCAGGCGGCTCGGGTCGAAACGCAGTTCGACCGGGCTGCGGGCCTGGACGAACTCGGCCTCCGGCATGTCCGCGGCCAGTGTGTCGGCGTCGCCGAACGGGTGGATCGGGTCGCGTTCGTGCCCGATGACCAGGGCCGGGGTCTCGATGCTCCGCCGGATCGACTTGGGCGGCGCGATCCGGCCGAAGAGCACGCCGTGCAGGAGCGCGGCCATCGGCGCGGGCTGCTGGGACAGCGTGTCGGTGACGACGTCGACCCATTGGTTGCCGTGCGGGACGAGTCGCGCGGCCAGTGCCACGCCTTGCACGGTCACCGGCAGGAACCGGGCGGCCAGGAGCAACGGCGCGAAGGTGATCAGGCCGGAGACGATCGCGTTGTCCAGCACCGGCATCTCGACGATGAGCCCGAGCGCGCGTTCGGGAGCGGCGACACCGACCTCGAGCGCGACGTTGGCGCCCAGCGACGTCCCGCCGATGACGGCGGCGTCGATGTCCAGGTGATCCAGCAGCGCCACGGTCTGTTCCGCGAACGCGGGCATGGAGTACAGCCACGAATCGGTGGGCCGGTCCGAGTCGCCGTGGCCGAGCAGGTCGAGTGTGATGGCCCGGAATCCCGCGCGCGCCAGCTTGCGGGCGAGCGGGGCGTGCATCCTCCTGGTCAGCATGATGCCGTGGGTGAGCACGACCACCCGGTCGCCGGAGCCGAACTCGGTATAGGCGAGCCGATGCCCTTCGTGGGTGAAGGATCCCGA contains these protein-coding regions:
- the rpmB gene encoding 50S ribosomal protein L28, which translates into the protein MSAVCQVTGRKPGYGKQVSHSHRRTSRRWEPNLQAKRYFVPSEGRWVRLRVSVKGMKTIDKRGIEAVVAELRAKGVKL
- the rpmG gene encoding 50S ribosomal protein L33; translated protein: MAKSTDIRPVIKLRSTAGTGYTYVTKKNRRNDPNRMVLRKYDPVARKHVEFKEER
- the rpsN gene encoding 30S ribosomal protein S14, with product MAKKSKIARNEQRKVVAARYVERRRELKAVIASPSASPEEKAVAVSALQAMPRDASATRNRNRDTADGRPRGYLRKFGLSRVRMRQMAHNGELPGVTKSSW
- the rpsR gene encoding 30S ribosomal protein S18, with the protein product MSAMGKPNRDRPFKRKTNLLHANKITEVDWKDADLLRKFISDRGKIRARRVTGLTPQQQKQVATAIKNAREMALLPYPNAGR
- a CDS encoding ankyrin repeat domain-containing protein; translated protein: MTENPGQAEEFDPELLALWAKVFAFARSGATADLTAYVDAGVSANLTNDRGDTLVMLAAYHGHAETVSALIERGADPNRENDRGQSPLAGAVFKNEPEVVKALLKGGADATAGEPSAIDAARMFGNTELLTLLES
- the cobA gene encoding uroporphyrinogen-III C-methyltransferase, coding for MDDPHYLSGLDLAGRRVVMIGGGTVAQRRLPRLIGAGARVELVSPHTTPSVSAMADAGEIVWHERRYTEGDLADAWYALACTNDPEVNAAVCAEAERARVFCVRADDGERGSAVTPASGRHGGLLVGVLSGGEPLRSATVRDSILDGLRAGTVADGRVPDARDELPGVALVGGGPGDPELITVRGRRLLARADVVVADRLAPRELLDELSPDVEIVDAAKIPYGRAASQDVINSTLIDRAKAGKFVVRLKGGDPYLFGRGFEEVLACAEAGIPVTMVPGITSAFSVPAAADVPVTHRGVAHEVVVVSGHVSPGDEKSLVDWDLLAKMRGTIVLMMGVERLPLFTKALLEGRPGDTPVAIVEDGTMRTQRVLRSTLDSVVEDAAAAGVRPPAVIVFGPVAGLAQPSAQPSET
- a CDS encoding GNAT family N-acetyltransferase — its product is MTVEPAPTRGTGAEEIRTGRLVLRRPGPEDLDAIFALHTDPEACAHNPSDLLETREEAELLLLRWSRWWDQYGFGYWTIRRQDSPEPLGFCGVKVVGYRRRTVLNLFYRLFPSAWGAGYASEAAAAAVDWARTHRPDDLVIARVRPENVASQRVALRAGLVRAEEFDIPGEDGADWFYVSDG
- a CDS encoding alpha/beta fold hydrolase encodes the protein MSPASSATAVADLPALIPGRRARERSSRPIELSGSFTHEGHRLAYTEFGSGDRVVVLTHGIMLTRRMHAPLARKLARAGFRAITLDLLGHGDSDRPTDSWLYSMPAFAEQTVALLDHLDIDAAVIGGTSLGANVALEVGVAAPERALGLIVEMPVLDNAIVSGLITFAPLLLAARFLPVTVQGVALAARLVPHGNQWVDVVTDTLSQQPAPMAALLHGVLFGRIAPPKSIRRSIETPALVIGHERDPIHPFGDADTLAADMPEAEFVQARSPVELRFDPSRLTAAITDFSARCHDR